A window of Pirellula sp. SH-Sr6A contains these coding sequences:
- a CDS encoding efflux RND transporter permease subunit: MQLILSAMRRPATVMVLVLSLALGCFLAVGPSIFQQFKWSYPSGLPRGMEVDIFPKLNLPVIYVCQPYGGMDPAQMEGFLTNYYEYHFLYISGIHHVESRNVQGTALMKLYFHPEANMAQAMAETINYVNRSQAFMPPGTVSPFVMRFDTGSVPVGYLVLSSDTRSIAEIQDLALFRVRPMFSSLPGVSAPPPFGGSARSIVITVDPKKLQSYSMSPDEVIVSLTKGNTLSPSGNIPIGDSYPIVPVNSVVKDPQQLGTIPIRMGENPVFLRDVGTIQDSADAPAGYALVNGRRAVYILATKRAEASTLSVINNIKNALPKMKEALGTDGEGIDVRFEFDQSPYVTRAVGGVVSEGLLGAFLVGLMILLFLRDWRSSLIVVLNIPLSLFAAVLALWISGQTINLMTLGGLALAIGILVDEATVSIENIHSHLQRGVPLARAVRDGSLETIRPRLLAMLCILAVFVSSFFMQGAARALFVPLSLAVGFSMIASYFLSSTFVPVMAVWLLKTHHPGAGEHPTKATLSWFDRMRHAYEGTLGSWVQLHWVIVPVYLILCFGAVAWITPSLGRGVFPVVDAGQFRLRMRAPDGTHIEKSESLAKQALSVIGDELGRDNIELTLGYVGMIHSNFPVNAVYQWSRGPEEAILYIDLNDAMHLPDEILKERVRNRLAKEMPDVRFSFEPSDIVNEVMSFGSPTPIEVVVSGADFAKNRIFADKIKTELATIPSLRDIQTGQSMDYPTVQVNVDREKAGMAGLTPVDVSRALVTATSSSRFVVPNYWAEPKSGVAYQVQVEIPRPVVRSPYEVETIGSVEQLGRIPLRKTDSSQVLIRDVASIEPGTMPGQYDRYNMKRQVSLTANISGADLGSVSSQVSDAIRRAGTPPTGSTVEIRGQIPPMQEMEAGLSIGLLLAIIAVFLLLTANFQSIRLALVTISTIPAVVAGVVLMLYVTRTTINVQSFIGAIMAVGVAMANAILLVTFAEKRRTEFRNISRAAVTSAGSRLRAILMTSFAMIAGMLPMALALGEAGQQNAPLGRAVVGGLIAATFSTLFLLPLFFTLLQSKASLKSASMDPDDPESRYYAV, encoded by the coding sequence ATGCAACTCATCCTTTCAGCTATGCGCCGTCCAGCAACTGTGATGGTGCTGGTACTGAGCTTGGCCCTCGGTTGCTTCTTGGCCGTTGGACCGTCGATTTTTCAACAGTTCAAATGGTCCTACCCATCGGGCTTGCCGCGGGGGATGGAAGTCGACATCTTCCCGAAACTCAATTTGCCGGTGATCTATGTTTGCCAGCCCTACGGTGGGATGGATCCAGCGCAGATGGAGGGCTTCTTAACCAACTACTACGAATACCATTTTCTGTACATTAGCGGTATTCACCACGTCGAGTCGCGGAATGTCCAGGGCACCGCATTGATGAAGCTGTACTTCCATCCTGAGGCCAATATGGCCCAGGCGATGGCGGAAACGATCAATTACGTCAATCGATCCCAGGCCTTCATGCCGCCGGGGACGGTTTCTCCCTTCGTCATGCGATTCGATACCGGCTCGGTACCCGTCGGTTATCTGGTTCTTTCAAGCGACACGCGAAGCATTGCCGAAATTCAAGACCTCGCGCTCTTCCGCGTCAGACCGATGTTTTCGAGTTTGCCCGGAGTATCCGCACCGCCGCCGTTTGGTGGCAGCGCTCGATCGATCGTCATCACAGTCGATCCGAAGAAACTGCAGTCCTATAGCATGTCTCCGGATGAAGTCATCGTTTCCCTTACAAAAGGGAACACTCTCAGTCCTTCGGGGAACATTCCCATTGGGGATAGTTACCCGATCGTTCCCGTCAACTCGGTCGTGAAAGATCCCCAACAGCTTGGCACTATCCCGATTCGTATGGGTGAGAATCCCGTATTCCTTCGCGATGTGGGAACAATCCAAGATTCCGCCGACGCGCCGGCCGGTTACGCGTTGGTCAACGGCAGACGAGCTGTGTATATCCTCGCTACGAAGCGGGCCGAAGCTTCCACCCTGAGCGTGATCAATAACATCAAGAACGCGCTTCCAAAAATGAAGGAGGCGCTCGGTACGGACGGGGAAGGAATCGATGTGCGCTTCGAATTCGATCAATCTCCATACGTCACGCGGGCTGTAGGAGGGGTGGTCAGCGAAGGCCTACTTGGAGCGTTCTTGGTGGGATTGATGATACTCCTGTTTTTAAGAGATTGGCGCAGCTCGCTGATCGTTGTCCTCAACATCCCTCTCTCCCTCTTCGCGGCTGTACTCGCATTGTGGATTTCAGGTCAAACCATCAATCTGATGACTCTCGGAGGTTTGGCGTTGGCGATTGGGATTCTCGTCGATGAAGCGACAGTGTCGATCGAAAACATCCACTCTCACCTGCAACGAGGTGTTCCGTTAGCACGAGCCGTTCGGGACGGTTCGCTGGAAACGATCCGTCCACGACTTTTGGCAATGCTCTGTATCCTCGCTGTCTTTGTCTCGTCATTCTTCATGCAGGGGGCCGCCAGAGCCTTGTTCGTCCCCCTCTCGCTCGCGGTCGGCTTCTCCATGATCGCATCCTATTTCCTCTCTAGTACCTTCGTACCGGTGATGGCGGTATGGCTTCTCAAAACCCATCATCCTGGTGCAGGTGAACACCCGACAAAGGCGACCCTGTCCTGGTTTGATCGCATGCGTCACGCCTACGAAGGGACTCTCGGCAGTTGGGTTCAACTACACTGGGTTATCGTCCCCGTCTACTTGATCCTCTGTTTTGGAGCCGTGGCGTGGATCACCCCGTCGCTGGGACGAGGCGTGTTTCCTGTGGTGGATGCAGGACAGTTTCGATTGCGTATGCGAGCTCCCGATGGCACCCATATCGAAAAATCGGAGTCGCTCGCCAAACAAGCACTCTCGGTCATCGGTGATGAACTTGGACGGGACAATATCGAACTCACGCTCGGTTACGTTGGAATGATCCATTCCAACTTCCCAGTCAACGCGGTGTATCAATGGTCCCGTGGTCCAGAGGAAGCAATCCTGTACATTGACCTCAACGATGCGATGCATCTTCCAGATGAGATTCTCAAGGAACGAGTCCGAAATCGGCTGGCCAAGGAAATGCCCGACGTGCGATTCTCATTCGAACCATCCGATATCGTCAATGAAGTCATGAGCTTTGGCTCTCCCACACCCATCGAAGTCGTGGTGAGTGGTGCGGACTTTGCCAAGAATCGAATCTTCGCTGATAAAATCAAAACGGAACTGGCTACTATTCCGTCGCTACGCGATATCCAAACGGGACAGTCGATGGACTATCCGACCGTTCAAGTCAATGTGGACCGAGAGAAGGCAGGCATGGCCGGTCTCACACCCGTCGATGTCTCGCGCGCCCTCGTGACTGCGACCTCTTCAAGCCGCTTCGTCGTTCCAAACTATTGGGCCGAACCGAAGAGCGGCGTCGCATACCAAGTCCAAGTGGAAATACCGCGCCCTGTTGTGCGGTCTCCGTACGAAGTCGAGACGATTGGGTCCGTGGAGCAGTTGGGACGTATCCCGCTCCGAAAGACGGACTCTAGCCAAGTCCTGATTCGAGATGTGGCGTCGATCGAACCGGGCACCATGCCCGGGCAATACGATCGCTACAACATGAAACGTCAAGTCTCACTCACCGCGAACATCTCCGGTGCAGACCTTGGTTCGGTTTCTTCGCAGGTTTCCGATGCGATCCGACGCGCTGGGACGCCGCCGACGGGCAGTACGGTAGAAATACGTGGTCAAATCCCACCGATGCAGGAGATGGAGGCGGGGCTTTCGATCGGATTGCTGCTGGCAATCATCGCGGTATTCCTTCTGCTCACTGCGAATTTTCAGTCTATCCGATTGGCATTGGTCACGATCTCGACCATCCCTGCCGTGGTTGCAGGGGTGGTTCTGATGTTGTACGTCACTCGGACGACGATCAATGTCCAATCGTTTATTGGAGCGATCATGGCAGTGGGAGTCGCGATGGCCAACGCGATCCTTTTGGTGACCTTCGCGGAAAAGCGACGGACCGAATTTCGTAATATTTCGCGCGCTGCCGTAACGAGCGCTGGGAGTCGCCTGCGGGCGATTTTGATGACTAGTTTCGCGATGATCGCTGGCATGCTCCCCATGGCGCTCGCTCTCGGCGAGGCGGGGCAGCAAAACGCCCCGCTCGGACGAGCGGTCGTGGGAGGCCTGATCGCCGCAACCTTTTCCACGCTCTTCCTATTACCCTTGTTCTTCACGTTGTTGCAGTCTAAGGCGAGTCTGAAGTCTGCGTCCATGGACCCCGATGATCCTGAGAGTCGATACTATGCCGTCTAA
- a CDS encoding TolC family protein: protein MKRTYLTWALGVSGVLTLPGCATTPANHSKTSRPDVSSLPLPPMREPVASGIAEVNHAPHSIPEGTIALASTTGFVREASAIEEAPTLATANVTSEQIGEPNVVPINLPTALAMIGGQHPVVGFARWRVQEAYARLDRAKVMWLPSIQSGFNYRRRDGNYQAVDGSIVDVNLNSMNYGLGAGAVAAGSPTQPGIVAQFHLADALFLPKAAEKTAWARSHAAHAALNQQLLQGAMAYMELLEAYQDQEILSQSATRTEDLAKVTRDYADAGAGLQSDADRTATEIALLQSRLLSAQERQLVASTRLARELSVTMTSKLLPQEPVIVPLELAPPSSEEASLIAMGLSVRPELKESQALVAAACEAFKREKYAPFVPSVLLGFSTTSFGGGLGSNAENFGGRYDIDAMMVWETRNLGFGERGARNERNAQVQQETFEKLRWMDLVAQQVAEANVQVTMRRQQIAVAEKAIATASDSYRRNMDRIRDGQGLPIEALQSIQALEAAQRAYLNAIANFNRAQLQLQWSLGWPVDASFAKSE from the coding sequence ATGAAACGAACTTACTTGACTTGGGCACTCGGGGTATCGGGAGTTCTTACCCTCCCTGGGTGCGCGACAACTCCGGCAAACCACTCCAAAACCTCTCGTCCCGACGTCTCTTCCTTGCCCCTACCTCCCATGCGGGAACCCGTCGCATCGGGTATCGCGGAGGTCAACCATGCACCGCATTCCATTCCAGAAGGCACCATTGCCCTGGCATCCACAACCGGTTTCGTTCGCGAAGCGTCTGCCATCGAAGAAGCACCTACCCTAGCGACCGCAAATGTCACTTCGGAACAAATCGGTGAACCGAATGTGGTACCGATCAATCTTCCCACAGCGCTCGCGATGATCGGGGGGCAACACCCCGTCGTCGGTTTTGCCCGCTGGCGTGTGCAAGAGGCCTATGCACGGCTCGATCGTGCGAAGGTTATGTGGCTGCCCAGTATTCAATCCGGGTTCAACTATCGTCGCCGAGATGGGAATTACCAGGCAGTTGACGGCTCGATCGTCGACGTCAATTTGAATTCGATGAACTATGGCCTTGGGGCGGGTGCTGTCGCAGCGGGCTCTCCAACCCAACCCGGTATCGTGGCCCAATTCCATTTGGCCGATGCATTGTTTTTACCCAAGGCCGCGGAGAAGACCGCTTGGGCGCGTTCCCATGCTGCCCATGCTGCATTGAATCAGCAGTTGCTCCAGGGTGCCATGGCGTACATGGAGTTGCTCGAGGCCTATCAGGACCAAGAGATACTTTCTCAATCCGCCACGCGAACGGAAGACTTGGCAAAGGTAACTCGGGACTATGCCGACGCTGGCGCGGGGCTTCAATCGGATGCCGATCGGACAGCGACCGAGATAGCGCTTTTGCAATCCAGACTGTTGTCGGCGCAAGAACGCCAACTTGTCGCGTCCACCCGCTTGGCTCGGGAGCTGAGCGTCACGATGACGAGCAAGCTACTCCCTCAAGAACCAGTCATCGTTCCACTAGAGTTAGCCCCTCCCTCTTCCGAAGAAGCATCGTTGATTGCGATGGGATTGTCGGTCCGGCCGGAGCTGAAAGAATCCCAGGCGCTCGTCGCCGCAGCATGCGAAGCGTTCAAGAGAGAGAAGTACGCACCATTCGTTCCAAGCGTTCTGCTCGGATTTAGTACGACAAGCTTTGGAGGAGGTCTCGGAAGCAACGCCGAGAACTTTGGTGGTCGATACGACATCGATGCCATGATGGTCTGGGAAACCCGCAACCTGGGATTTGGTGAACGAGGCGCTCGGAACGAACGGAATGCACAGGTACAGCAAGAGACATTCGAGAAACTGCGATGGATGGACCTTGTCGCTCAGCAAGTGGCGGAGGCGAATGTGCAGGTCACGATGCGAAGGCAGCAGATCGCTGTTGCCGAAAAAGCCATCGCGACCGCCAGCGACTCCTATCGCCGCAATATGGATCGCATACGAGATGGACAGGGGCTACCTATTGAGGCTCTGCAATCTATCCAAGCTTTGGAGGCCGCACAACGAGCATACCTCAATGCCATTGCCAACTTCAATCGAGCGCAACTTCAGCTGCAGTGGTCCCTCGGCTGGCCCGTCGACGCTTCCTTCGCGAAATCGGAATGA
- a CDS encoding efflux RND transporter periplasmic adaptor subunit, which yields MPSNLNPLPRRWSWATLTLCATLAGCSAPKGRDAAGDAPSASQSAIDRVSAGKPVKKTLQLFTEQPGRVDAFESVPVLSKISGYVSTVHFDIGDPVKKGDVLLRIHAPEYQDQVNQKKGLLAQAEAQIKQAEAAFAAAQAAVNSAKAMVAQAQASLSRNEAEFARWESESERIQQLVNKGSVTSKLADETLSQFEASKASKLETLAAIESARALEQEAIAKVGTAAADVEAAKAKRNVAEAEIQQAETMMTYTELISPLDGFVIGRKVDPGHYVQPAGSNNAQPLMTVANVSRVRVFVNVPEQEAAWVDAGFEDPTKGDSVTILGQAVAGGAKEARVTRTSLQLDAQSRTLAAEIDLDNPDLKWLPGAFVTVKILLEERADVFTLPVAAIVKDGAATVCCVVVNGKIEHRKVELGLRVGNDVQVASGLDGSEMVVLARASSLVPGQAVEIIVQK from the coding sequence ATGCCGTCTAATTTGAATCCTCTCCCTAGACGATGGAGTTGGGCGACACTCACCTTGTGCGCGACCCTTGCGGGATGCAGTGCCCCCAAAGGCCGCGATGCGGCTGGGGACGCGCCCAGCGCGAGTCAGTCGGCAATCGATCGTGTCTCCGCTGGCAAACCCGTTAAAAAGACCTTGCAGCTCTTCACGGAACAGCCTGGACGCGTCGACGCTTTTGAGTCGGTTCCCGTCCTCTCAAAGATCTCCGGGTATGTCTCGACCGTTCATTTCGATATCGGCGACCCTGTAAAAAAGGGAGACGTGCTCCTTCGTATTCATGCCCCTGAATATCAGGATCAAGTCAATCAAAAGAAGGGCTTGCTCGCTCAAGCGGAGGCGCAAATCAAGCAAGCAGAAGCTGCGTTCGCGGCCGCTCAAGCTGCAGTAAACTCCGCCAAAGCGATGGTCGCGCAGGCCCAAGCGAGCTTGTCTCGCAATGAAGCGGAGTTCGCACGATGGGAGTCCGAAAGCGAACGCATTCAACAATTGGTGAACAAAGGGTCTGTTACGTCAAAACTCGCAGATGAGACGTTGAGTCAGTTCGAGGCCTCCAAAGCGTCCAAACTCGAGACCCTTGCGGCGATCGAATCGGCGCGGGCATTGGAGCAGGAAGCAATCGCCAAGGTTGGGACTGCAGCCGCAGATGTCGAAGCGGCCAAAGCGAAACGGAACGTTGCCGAGGCGGAGATCCAGCAAGCCGAAACGATGATGACATACACCGAACTCATCAGTCCGCTAGACGGGTTTGTGATCGGACGCAAAGTCGATCCAGGACATTATGTGCAACCAGCCGGCTCCAACAATGCGCAGCCATTGATGACGGTTGCGAATGTGAGCCGAGTACGTGTCTTCGTCAATGTTCCTGAGCAAGAAGCCGCGTGGGTCGACGCCGGTTTTGAGGATCCGACCAAGGGGGATAGTGTGACCATCTTAGGTCAGGCCGTCGCGGGCGGAGCAAAAGAGGCGAGAGTGACCAGGACCAGTCTGCAACTCGACGCGCAGAGCCGGACCCTCGCTGCGGAAATCGATCTAGACAATCCCGATTTGAAATGGCTCCCAGGAGCCTTCGTCACGGTCAAGATCCTACTAGAAGAACGCGCGGATGTTTTCACTCTCCCTGTCGCGGCGATCGTGAAGGATGGGGCCGCGACCGTTTGCTGCGTTGTGGTCAACGGGAAAATCGAACATCGAAAAGTCGAATTAGGACTGCGAGTTGGTAATGACGTGCAGGTGGCATCTGGGCTCGATGGGAGCGAAATGGTCGTGCTGGCCCGCGCTAGCTCCCTCGTTCCCGGTCAAGCCGTCGAGATAATCGTCCAGAAATAG